One window from the genome of Sandaracinaceae bacterium encodes:
- a CDS encoding peptidylprolyl isomerase produces MFAAALVLVAGCGSVDDVDVDGASDPAHAPASVGPAAVGGRVVSTVDGHPITVDQVAAAARAAGVTPEVALRRLQDEALLAAAARRAGAGVHEGARGARQVMVQALLAEEVERRVRPDAIDAAELEAAYQANLGRFERPEQRESVHLLARVTEGAPAGAEAAARAWIAEQHRIVSESPDPEAAVLAFQSLPPRDRRFEVLAERVPPQRRAGAADPAYLAALFRPDGPGVVDAPVQTSFGWHVVVVTEVEPAWEATREEALATLRDERLAALRHARLGELLSELAARTAIEVDPEAVSAAIDGDALEGVEAP; encoded by the coding sequence GTGTTCGCCGCCGCCCTCGTGCTCGTCGCCGGTTGCGGCTCCGTGGACGACGTCGACGTCGACGGCGCGAGCGACCCGGCGCACGCTCCCGCGTCCGTGGGGCCCGCGGCGGTCGGCGGACGCGTGGTCTCCACTGTCGATGGGCACCCCATCACCGTCGACCAGGTGGCGGCGGCGGCGCGCGCGGCGGGCGTCACGCCCGAGGTCGCGCTGCGCCGGCTGCAGGACGAGGCGCTGCTCGCGGCCGCGGCGCGGCGAGCCGGAGCGGGGGTGCACGAGGGCGCCCGCGGCGCGCGCCAGGTCATGGTGCAGGCGCTCCTCGCAGAGGAGGTCGAGCGGCGCGTCCGTCCCGACGCGATCGACGCGGCGGAGCTCGAGGCCGCGTATCAGGCCAACCTCGGACGCTTCGAGCGGCCCGAGCAGCGCGAGAGCGTGCACCTGCTCGCGAGGGTCACCGAGGGCGCGCCCGCCGGCGCCGAGGCCGCGGCGCGCGCCTGGATCGCCGAGCAGCACCGGATCGTGTCCGAGTCGCCAGATCCCGAGGCGGCGGTCCTCGCGTTCCAGAGCCTGCCGCCGAGAGACCGCCGCTTCGAGGTGCTGGCGGAGCGGGTCCCTCCGCAGCGCCGCGCGGGCGCGGCCGACCCCGCCTACCTCGCCGCGCTCTTCCGCCCGGACGGACCCGGGGTGGTCGACGCGCCCGTGCAGACCTCGTTCGGGTGGCACGTGGTCGTGGTGACCGAGGTCGAGCCGGCGTGGGAGGCGACCCGAGAGGAGGCCCTCGCGACGCTCCGCGACGAGCGCCTCGCGGCGCTCCGCCACGCCCGCCTCGGCGAGCTGTTGAGCGAGCTGGCCGCGCGCACCGCGATCGAGGTCGACCCCGAGGCGGTGAGCGCGGCGATCGACGGCGACGCGCTCGAGGGAGTCGAGGCGCCCTGA
- a CDS encoding protein kinase produces MSVQQPAKFGKYLLVERIGVGGMAEVFKAKIFGAEGFERLVAIKRILPHLVEDDDFVKMFIDEAKIAVRLQHPNIVTIHDLGKAEGTLYIAMEFVAGKDLRALYDYEKERAGRTPIGIACHVVMKMCEALHHAHFATGPRGEPLQVIHRDVSPQNVLLGFDGEVKVADFGLAKARGRMVQTQAGVVKGKLAYMSPEQLRGEEIDHRVDVFGLGIVLFELLSGERLFLGPSDMETLRRVYEAKVPPMQPLNPEVPPELEAIVQRALAKERDERYQTALELHDDLQTFVYGSGRYAGTSSLRNYVREAFPDVAPAPDADLPPFASMGPPEPVTAPPPARTSPAPMQTVQARPTHRPPRMREEIPPPPADPILAPPPLEESETLTPPAFDDATTHDGVIQLDDHPTDRPPGLEDALSPTQMPEPRQPESSGTVPAAVRSLPSVPVGLYEDDFPTQQFGPDDVAEVEDDGEPDRDTNPAPPGPDMEPVDLQTDDWDDGPTTYNPTGRTGTTPKADPSEEADWEDDATVIIDPRGNHG; encoded by the coding sequence TTGAGCGTCCAGCAACCGGCAAAATTCGGCAAATACCTCCTGGTCGAGCGCATCGGCGTCGGGGGCATGGCGGAGGTCTTCAAGGCGAAGATCTTCGGCGCCGAAGGGTTCGAGCGCCTGGTCGCCATCAAGCGCATCCTCCCGCACCTCGTCGAGGACGACGACTTCGTCAAGATGTTCATCGACGAGGCGAAGATCGCGGTGCGCCTCCAGCACCCGAACATCGTGACCATCCACGACCTCGGCAAGGCCGAGGGCACGCTCTACATCGCGATGGAGTTCGTCGCGGGCAAGGACCTGCGCGCCCTCTACGACTACGAGAAGGAGCGCGCGGGCCGCACCCCCATCGGCATCGCCTGCCACGTGGTGATGAAGATGTGCGAGGCGCTGCACCACGCTCACTTCGCGACCGGCCCTCGCGGCGAGCCGCTGCAGGTCATCCACCGCGACGTCAGCCCGCAGAACGTCCTCCTCGGCTTCGACGGCGAGGTGAAGGTCGCGGACTTCGGCCTCGCCAAGGCCCGCGGCCGCATGGTCCAGACCCAGGCCGGCGTCGTGAAGGGCAAGCTCGCGTACATGTCGCCCGAGCAGCTGCGCGGCGAGGAGATCGACCACCGCGTCGACGTCTTCGGCCTCGGCATCGTGCTCTTCGAGCTGCTGAGCGGCGAGCGACTCTTCCTCGGGCCGAGCGACATGGAGACCCTCCGGCGCGTCTACGAGGCGAAGGTCCCGCCGATGCAGCCCCTCAACCCCGAGGTGCCCCCCGAGCTCGAGGCGATCGTCCAGCGCGCGCTCGCGAAGGAGCGCGACGAGCGCTACCAGACCGCCCTCGAGCTGCACGACGACTTGCAGACTTTCGTCTACGGCTCGGGCCGCTACGCCGGGACCAGCAGCCTGCGCAACTACGTGCGCGAGGCCTTCCCGGACGTCGCGCCGGCGCCGGACGCGGACCTGCCGCCCTTCGCCTCGATGGGGCCGCCGGAGCCGGTGACCGCGCCCCCGCCCGCCCGCACCTCGCCCGCGCCCATGCAGACCGTGCAGGCGCGCCCGACACACCGCCCGCCGCGCATGCGCGAGGAGATCCCCCCTCCCCCGGCCGACCCGATCCTGGCGCCGCCTCCCCTCGAGGAGTCGGAGACCCTGACGCCCCCCGCGTTCGACGACGCCACCACGCACGACGGCGTGATCCAGCTCGACGATCACCCGACGGATCGCCCGCCCGGCCTCGAGGACGCGCTCTCCCCGACCCAGATGCCCGAGCCGCGCCAGCCCGAGTCCTCCGGCACCGTCCCCGCCGCCGTCCGTTCCCTCCCGAGCGTCCCCGTCGGACTCTACGAAGACGACTTCCCCACCCAGCAGTTCGGCCCCGACGACGTCGCCGAGGTCGAAGACGACGGCGAGCCAGACCGCGACACCAACCCCGCCCCACCCGGCCCCGACATGGAGCCCGTGGACCTCCAGACCGACGACTGGGACGACGGCCCCACCACCTACAACCCCACGGGCCGCACCGGCACCACCCCCAAAGCCGACCCCAGTGAAGAAGCCGACTGGGAAGACGACGCCACCGTCATCATCGACCCCCGCGGCAACCACGGCTGA